The following are encoded together in the Dama dama isolate Ldn47 chromosome 29, ASM3311817v1, whole genome shotgun sequence genome:
- the LOC133048511 gene encoding large ribosomal subunit protein uL30-like, which yields MAEEEPRRKIPLVPENLLKKRKAYQALKATQAKQALLQRKEQRKGKQVKFKRLEWFVHDSWRQLRDRVRLRRLKVKPHALEVPDKHSLAFVVRIERINGVSSVVQRTIARLRLNKIFSGVFVIVTPKTIKTLRIVEPYVTWGFPNLKSVRELILKHGQAKVKNKVIPLTDNTVIEEHLGKFDVICLEDLIHEIAFPGKNFQAISRFLHPFQLSVARHTTKNRVGFLKEVGSTGY from the coding sequence ATGGCGGAGGAAGAACCAAGAAGAAAGATCCCTTTGGTTCCAGAGAATCTCCTTAAAAAGAGGAAGGCTTATCAGGCCCTCAAAGCCACCCAGGCAAAACAGGCGCTTTTGCAAAGGAAGGagcagaggaaaggaaaacaagtCAAGTTTAAGCGACTAGAATGGTTTGTACATGATTCCTGGCGGCAACTTCGGGACAGAGTGCGACTCAGACGGCTAAAAGTGAAACCTCATGCCTTGGAAGTGCCAGACAAACATTCCTTGGCCTTTGTTGTACGCATTGAAAGGATTAATGGGGTGAGTTCAGTGGTGCAAAGGACCATTGCCAGACTTCGCCTGAATAAGATTTTCAGTGGTGTCTTTGTGATAGTGACCCCTAAAACCATAAAGACGCTTCGTATCGTGGAACCTTATGTGACCTGGGGATTTCCAAATCTGAAGTCTGTTCGGGAACTCATCTTGAAACATGGACAAGCAAAGGTCAAGAACAAAGTCATCCCTCTGACAGACAACACAGTTATTGAGGAGCACCTGGGGAAGTTTGATGTCATTTGCTTGGAAGACCTCATTCACGAAATTGCCTTCCCGGGGAAGAATTTCCAGGCAATCTCAAGGTTCCTGCACCCTTTCCAACTCTCAGTGGCCCGTCACACTACGAAGAACAGAGTGGGCTTCCTCAAGGAAGTGGGCTCGACAGGCTATTGA